DNA sequence from the Gammaproteobacteria bacterium genome:
TCGATATTAATATGCCACGGCTTGATGGTTATCAGGCTTGCGTGTTGATCAAACAAAATGATGCTTATTGTGAGACCTCTGTAGTGTTATTGTCAGCGAAAAATAGTGTGTTTGACCGTGCGCGCAGCCGAGTTGTCAAAGCCGATGATTATTTAGTTAAACCATTTAGTCGTGACGAGTTACTTGATATCGTTCGACGTCATGTTAGTGCAGTGTCCTGAATAGTATGCCTATTAAGACGAGACGAAAGCGGTCAGATGGTAGGCGCGCCCTCGCAGGGGTAGCCATTCTACCTCAAGAGGGAGCAACACCCCAGATGGCCGCTTTCGTCTCGCCCGAAGGGAAGCCATTAAATACGCGATTACTGCGTTGCACCCCAAGAGCCTGCCCCCGCGAAGGCGTGGGGGCACTTCCTGCGGGGCGCAGTCCTTGC
Encoded proteins:
- a CDS encoding response regulator, giving the protein MTDEIRPFDGVTIVIADDSQTIRHVVVALLGAAGCRVVTAEDGFDVLAKIVDEKPDLVFLDINMPRLDGYQACVLIKQNDAYCETSVVLLSAKNSVFDRARSRVVKADDYLVKPFSRDELLDIVRRHVSAVS